A portion of the Paenibacillus hamazuiensis genome contains these proteins:
- a CDS encoding carbohydrate ABC transporter permease has translation MVTKPSAGKIAFDIANYALLISLSVLCILPLVHVLAMSLSSSAAVTAGFVKFWPVEFTTSSYAFVLQKKEFLTSLAVSVQRVVLGTAVGMSLIIVTAYPLSKEVRAFRWRTVYVWYFVITMLVSSGLIPWYITIKNVGLIDTIWALVLPGAVNVFNVVLLLNFYRGLPKELEEAAFIDGAGHWRTLRSVYVPLSTPSLATITLFTIVGHWNAWFDGLILMNSPEHYPLQSYLRTVVIDMDSLLRATQDLSSLAEVSDRTSKAAQIFLGTLPILLVYPFLQKYFVKGMTLGSVKE, from the coding sequence ATGGTAACCAAGCCCTCAGCCGGCAAAATCGCGTTTGACATCGCGAACTACGCCCTGCTGATTTCGCTTTCGGTGTTATGCATCCTGCCGCTCGTGCACGTGCTCGCCATGTCGCTTAGTTCCAGCGCGGCGGTAACCGCCGGGTTTGTGAAATTTTGGCCGGTGGAGTTTACAACGAGCTCGTATGCATTCGTTTTGCAGAAAAAAGAATTTTTGACCTCTCTCGCGGTTTCCGTCCAAAGGGTTGTGCTCGGGACCGCGGTCGGCATGTCGCTCATCATCGTCACGGCGTACCCCCTCTCGAAGGAAGTGCGCGCGTTCCGGTGGAGAACGGTGTACGTCTGGTATTTTGTCATTACGATGCTGGTCAGCAGTGGGCTGATTCCATGGTACATCACGATCAAAAACGTCGGGCTGATCGATACGATATGGGCGCTCGTGCTTCCGGGCGCGGTGAATGTGTTCAACGTCGTGCTGCTGCTGAACTTTTACAGGGGATTGCCGAAGGAGCTGGAGGAAGCGGCGTTTATCGACGGCGCAGGCCATTGGCGCACCTTAAGGAGCGTGTACGTCCCGCTCTCGACACCGTCGCTGGCCACCATCACCTTGTTCACCATCGTCGGTCACTGGAATGCGTGGTTTGACGGACTGATTCTGATGAATTCACCGGAGCATTACCCCTTGCAGAGCTATTTGCGGACGGTCGTCATCGATATGGACTCGCTGCTGAGAGCGACGCAAGATCTCAGCTCGCTCGCCGAGGTGTCCGACCGGACCTCGAAGGCGGCGCAAATTTTTCTCGGGACGTTGCCGATTTTGCTGGTTTATCCGTTTTTGCAAAAGTATTTCGTCAAAGGAATGACGCTCGGCAGCGTCAAGGAGTAG